The sequence GCCGTTTTACAGCATCAGCGGCTCGGACTTCGTCGAAATGTTCGTCGGTGTTGGCGCCAGCCGCGTGCGCGATTTGTTTGAGCAGGCCCGGCGCAACGCGCGCGCCGGCGGCAAGGGCGCGATCATCTTCATCGATGAAATCGACGCGGTGGGACGCCAGCGGTTCGCCGGCATCGGCGGCGGCCATGATGAGCGCGAGCAAACGCTCAATGCGCTCCTGGTGGAAATGGATGGCTTCGAGACCCAGGAGGGCATTATCCTGATGGCGGCCACGAACCGCCCTGACGTCTTGGATCCGGCCCTGCTGCGTCCGGGCCGGTTTGACCGGCAAGTCGTCGTCAATCTGCCGGATTTGATCGGACGAGAGGCGATCCTCAAAGTCCACACGCGAAAAATCAAACTCGCTAAGGACGTGGATTTAAAGTCCATCGCGCGTCAAACCCCGGGATTCTCGGGTGCTGATTTGGCCAATCTGGCCAATGAAGCCGCCTTGCTGGCGGCCCGGCTGAATAAAGAGAGTGTCAGCCTGCCCGACCTAGAAGCCTCCATTGAGCGCGTCATCGCAGGACCTGAGCGCAAGAGCCGGATCCTGAATGACAAGGAAAAAACGATCACCGCGTACCACGAATCCGGGCACACGCTGGTGGCCCTCTTTACGCCGGACACCGATCCGCTGCACAAGGTGTCGATTATTCCGCGCGGCGCGCACATGCTCGGCTACACGATGCAATTGCCGATCGAGGATCGCCACACGACCGGCAAGCGGGAGTTGAACGCGCGCATGACGGTGATGATGGGCGGCCGGGTGGCTGAAGAGCTGGTCTTCAAGGAAATCACGACCGGCGCGCAAAATGACATCGAAAAGGCCACGGAGATGGCTCGGCGCATGGTCTGCGAATTCGGCATGAGCGAGCGGCTGGGCAGCTTGACGTACGGCCGGCGCGAGCGCCAAATGTTCTTAGGCCGAGACTTGTTCGAAGAGCGCAACTACAGCGAGCAAACCGCCGTGCTGATCGATGAGGAAGTGCGCCGGCTGGTCGATGCCG comes from Candidatus Omnitrophota bacterium and encodes:
- a CDS encoding ATP-dependent zinc metalloprotease FtsH, whose protein sequence is MPPQRSRWLLTFVILLGLLGLMQLLAPALKGHRQMTYSEFYRLVETNRETREITDAKLVDDRIEGRLKNGGGFSVFVPPNDQDVVKLLRENVANFDVQPPQAGFMSIMLGLLPWIFIFGFMWLVTRSAQGGGRLLSFGKSRAKLVSPENQTRVTFDDVAGIEEAKEELREIIEFLKDPKRFQRLGGKIPKGVLLIGLPGTGKTLLAKAVAGEASVPFYSISGSDFVEMFVGVGASRVRDLFEQARRNARAGGKGAIIFIDEIDAVGRQRFAGIGGGHDEREQTLNALLVEMDGFETQEGIILMAATNRPDVLDPALLRPGRFDRQVVVNLPDLIGREAILKVHTRKIKLAKDVDLKSIARQTPGFSGADLANLANEAALLAARLNKESVSLPDLEASIERVIAGPERKSRILNDKEKTITAYHESGHTLVALFTPDTDPLHKVSIIPRGAHMLGYTMQLPIEDRHTTGKRELNARMTVMMGGRVAEELVFKEITTGAQNDIEKATEMARRMVCEFGMSERLGSLTYGRRERQMFLGRDLFEERNYSEQTAVLIDEEVRRLVDAAYERAQKTLTEHRGHLETLATKLLEKEVLDGEEIKQLLGLPEDFTATEPSASSTGNHHPTA